Proteins from a single region of Streptomyces sp. HUAS 15-9:
- a CDS encoding ABC transporter ATP-binding protein, translating to MDASSSPPLTAESTVAVELAGITKRFPGVVANHDIHLTVRKGTVHALVGENGAGKSTLMKILYGMQKPDEGTIAINGEQVTFSSPADAIARGIGMVHQHFMLADNLTVLENVVLGSEKLYGIGGGARKKIKELSDRYGLGVRPDLLVEDLGVADRQRVEILKVLYRGARTLILDEPTAVLVPQEVDALFDNLRELKAEGLSVIFISHKLGEVLSVADDITVIRRGTTVGTAIPSETTSRQLAEMMVGSELPTPETAESTVTDRSVIEVKNLTVYARGGASLGEAGAQPETATAGSAGASAGADVLTEATSPGQAKRALDDVTFTIHAGEVMGIAGVEGNGQTELIDALIGLKNADSGSVHFLGEDITPWSTRKRRESGVGYIPEDRHRQGLLLEAPLWENRILGHVTERPNAKGFWLDPKGAQADTRRIVEEFDVRTPGIDVTAASLSGGNQQKLIVGREMSHDPKFLIAAHPTRGVDVGAQAQIWDRIREARREGLAVLLISADLDELIGLSDTLRVIYDGRLVADADPATITPEELGSAMTGAASGHLEHVETTTDEDAGPEDEAR from the coding sequence ATCGACGCGTCCAGCAGCCCTCCGCTCACCGCAGAGTCGACAGTCGCGGTCGAGCTGGCGGGGATCACCAAACGATTCCCCGGTGTCGTGGCCAACCACGACATCCACCTGACTGTCCGAAAGGGCACCGTCCACGCCCTCGTCGGCGAGAACGGCGCCGGCAAGTCGACGCTGATGAAGATCCTCTACGGCATGCAGAAGCCGGACGAGGGCACTATCGCGATCAACGGCGAGCAGGTCACCTTCTCGTCGCCCGCCGACGCCATCGCCCGTGGCATCGGCATGGTCCACCAGCACTTCATGCTGGCCGACAACCTGACCGTCCTGGAGAACGTGGTGCTGGGCAGCGAGAAGCTGTACGGCATCGGCGGCGGCGCCCGCAAGAAGATCAAGGAGCTCTCCGACCGCTACGGCCTCGGTGTCCGCCCCGACCTCCTTGTCGAGGACCTCGGCGTCGCCGACCGCCAGCGCGTCGAGATCCTCAAGGTCCTCTACCGCGGTGCCCGGACCCTGATCCTCGACGAGCCGACCGCCGTGCTCGTCCCGCAGGAGGTCGACGCGCTCTTCGACAACCTGCGTGAGCTCAAGGCCGAGGGCCTCTCCGTCATCTTCATCTCGCACAAGCTGGGCGAGGTGCTCTCCGTGGCCGACGACATCACCGTCATCCGCCGCGGTACGACGGTCGGTACGGCGATCCCCTCCGAGACCACCTCGCGCCAGCTCGCCGAGATGATGGTCGGCAGTGAGCTGCCCACCCCGGAGACCGCCGAGTCGACGGTGACCGACCGGTCCGTCATCGAGGTCAAGAACCTCACCGTGTACGCCCGCGGCGGCGCCTCCCTCGGCGAGGCCGGCGCGCAGCCCGAGACCGCCACGGCCGGCTCGGCCGGTGCGTCGGCGGGCGCCGATGTCCTCACCGAGGCCACCTCCCCCGGCCAGGCCAAGCGCGCCCTCGACGACGTCACCTTCACCATCCACGCCGGTGAGGTCATGGGCATCGCCGGTGTCGAGGGCAACGGCCAGACCGAGCTCATCGACGCGCTGATCGGCCTGAAGAACGCCGACTCCGGCTCCGTCCACTTCCTCGGCGAGGACATCACCCCCTGGTCCACCCGCAAGCGCCGCGAGTCGGGCGTCGGCTACATCCCCGAGGACCGCCACCGCCAGGGTCTGCTCCTCGAGGCCCCGCTGTGGGAGAACCGCATCCTCGGCCATGTCACCGAGCGGCCCAACGCCAAGGGCTTCTGGCTGGACCCCAAGGGCGCCCAGGCCGACACCCGCCGGATCGTCGAGGAGTTCGACGTCCGCACCCCGGGCATCGACGTCACCGCGGCGTCCCTGTCCGGCGGCAACCAGCAGAAGCTGATCGTCGGCCGCGAGATGAGCCACGACCCCAAGTTCCTGATCGCCGCCCACCCCACCCGCGGTGTGGACGTCGGCGCCCAGGCGCAGATCTGGGACCGCATCCGCGAGGCCCGCCGCGAGGGCTTGGCCGTGCTGCTGATCTCCGCCGACCTGGACGAGCTGATCGGCCTGTCGGACACCCTGCGCGTGATCTACGACGGCAGGCTGGTCGCGGATGCCGACCCCGCCACCATCACGCCGGAGGAACTGGGCTCGGCCATGACGGGCGCCGCGTCCGGCCACCTGGAACACGTAGAGACCACCACCGACGAAGACGCCGGTCCGGAGGACGAGGCCCGATGA
- a CDS encoding ABC transporter permease: MKKFDKERMLLAVAGPVIALVLAIVLTSVVLLASGKNPVEPYTLMLEQLPYSDVQVLIINQASLYYIAAIGVALGFRMNLFNIGVDGQYRLAAVMTAIVGAHLALPGFLQVPVLLLVAMCTGAFWAGIAGVLKVTRGVSEVVATIMLNAIATSVIGYVTLTSVWGVQVGNNATTGVMHKSGWVPGINLGSDVGEIYGLVFLAILLGVLYWLVLNRTRFGFDLRATGASETAAAASGVSAKRMVLVSMLISGAVAGLAGLPLLLGESHTYSLSFPTGLGFTAIGIALLGRNNPGGIAFAALLWAFLDKASPALDYATPEAYPKEIATIMQGLIVFAVVISYEFVRQWGLRRQQSRVGAELAAAARNTNKEVAA, encoded by the coding sequence ATGAAGAAGTTCGACAAGGAGCGCATGCTCCTCGCGGTGGCCGGCCCGGTCATCGCGCTCGTCCTCGCGATCGTGCTGACCTCGGTCGTGCTGCTCGCCTCGGGCAAGAACCCGGTCGAGCCGTACACGCTGATGCTGGAGCAACTGCCGTACTCGGACGTCCAGGTCCTGATCATCAACCAGGCGTCGCTGTACTACATCGCCGCCATCGGTGTCGCCCTCGGCTTCCGGATGAACCTGTTCAACATCGGCGTCGACGGCCAGTACCGCCTCGCCGCGGTGATGACCGCCATCGTCGGCGCGCACCTCGCCCTGCCGGGCTTCCTGCAGGTCCCGGTGCTGCTGCTGGTCGCCATGTGCACCGGCGCCTTCTGGGCCGGCATCGCGGGCGTCCTGAAGGTCACCCGGGGCGTCAGTGAGGTCGTCGCGACGATCATGCTGAACGCGATCGCCACCAGCGTGATCGGCTACGTCACCCTCACCAGCGTGTGGGGCGTGCAGGTCGGCAACAACGCGACGACCGGCGTCATGCACAAGTCCGGCTGGGTCCCCGGTATCAACCTGGGCTCCGACGTCGGTGAGATCTACGGCCTGGTCTTCCTCGCGATCCTGCTGGGCGTCCTGTACTGGCTGGTCCTCAACCGCACCCGCTTCGGCTTCGACCTGCGCGCCACCGGCGCCTCCGAGACCGCCGCCGCGGCCTCCGGCGTCAGCGCCAAGCGCATGGTGCTGGTCTCCATGCTGATCTCCGGCGCGGTCGCGGGCCTGGCCGGTCTGCCGCTGCTGCTCGGCGAGAGCCACACCTACAGCCTGAGCTTCCCGACGGGCCTCGGCTTCACCGCCATCGGCATCGCCCTGCTCGGCCGCAACAACCCGGGCGGCATCGCGTTCGCCGCCCTCCTGTGGGCCTTCCTCGACAAGGCCTCGCCCGCCCTCGACTACGCGACCCCCGAGGCGTACCCGAAGGAGATCGCCACGATCATGCAGGGCCTGATCGTCTTCGCGGTCGTCATCTCGTACGAGTTCGTCCGCCAGTGGGGTCTGCGCCGCCAGCAGAGCAGGGTCGGCGCCGAGCTGGCCGCCGCCGCCCGCAACACCAACAAGGAGGTGGCGGCCTGA
- a CDS encoding ABC transporter permease — protein sequence MSTATIAKPQAKRPAPGSRRLSLPVLLLIIAGVLVLTSAVRLITGADGITSTGQMSTALRLAVPIGLAGLGGLWSERSGVVNIGLEGMMILGTWFGAWAGYQWGPWAGVVLGVVGGALGAVLHAIATVTFNVNHIVSGVALNILALGTTRYLSKFTFENAPQGSSKQSPPIDSLGSFDIPGLSDWLNTLNEKHWFVVSDIAGLVGGLVTDLSPLTVIAVALVPLTWWVLWRTAFGLRLRSCGENPVAAESLGVNVYKYKYIAVIISGAFAGLGGAFLSIVASNVYLDGQTAGRGYIGLAAMIFGNWMPGGLALGAGLFGYTDSLNLRGGTVNVHALILLLAILLVFGAAYLAWKKKFVPAVVTVVISALMFLWYATTNEVPRQLVTATPYIVTLLVLSLSAQSLRMPKADGLPYRKGQGK from the coding sequence ATGAGCACCGCGACCATCGCCAAGCCGCAGGCGAAGCGGCCCGCCCCGGGAAGCCGCCGTCTCTCCCTCCCGGTACTCCTGCTGATCATCGCGGGCGTGCTGGTCCTGACCTCCGCCGTCCGCCTCATCACCGGCGCCGACGGCATCACCTCGACCGGCCAGATGTCCACCGCGCTGCGCCTCGCCGTGCCGATCGGCCTCGCCGGTCTCGGCGGCCTGTGGTCGGAGCGCTCCGGCGTCGTCAACATCGGCCTCGAGGGCATGATGATCCTCGGCACCTGGTTCGGCGCCTGGGCCGGCTACCAGTGGGGCCCGTGGGCCGGTGTCGTCCTCGGTGTCGTCGGCGGTGCCCTCGGTGCCGTCCTGCACGCCATCGCCACGGTGACCTTCAACGTCAACCACATCGTCTCCGGTGTGGCCCTGAACATCCTGGCCCTCGGCACCACCCGCTATCTGTCGAAGTTCACCTTCGAGAACGCCCCGCAGGGCTCCTCCAAGCAGTCCCCGCCGATCGACTCGCTGGGCTCCTTCGACATCCCGGGACTGTCCGACTGGCTGAACACGCTCAACGAGAAGCACTGGTTCGTGGTCTCGGACATCGCCGGCCTGGTCGGCGGTCTGGTCACCGACCTGTCGCCGCTCACCGTCATCGCGGTCGCCCTCGTCCCGCTCACCTGGTGGGTGCTGTGGCGCACGGCCTTCGGTCTGCGGCTGCGCTCCTGCGGCGAGAACCCGGTGGCGGCCGAGTCCCTCGGTGTCAACGTCTACAAGTACAAGTACATCGCGGTGATCATCTCGGGTGCCTTCGCCGGCCTCGGCGGCGCGTTCCTGTCCATCGTGGCCTCGAACGTCTACCTGGACGGCCAGACCGCCGGCCGCGGCTACATCGGTCTCGCCGCGATGATCTTCGGCAACTGGATGCCGGGCGGCCTCGCCCTCGGCGCGGGACTGTTCGGCTACACCGACAGCCTCAACCTGCGCGGCGGTACGGTGAACGTGCACGCGCTGATCCTGCTGCTCGCGATCCTGCTGGTGTTCGGCGCGGCGTACCTGGCCTGGAAGAAGAAGTTCGTCCCGGCCGTCGTCACCGTCGTGATCTCGGCGCTGATGTTCCTCTGGTACGCCACCACGAACGAGGTCCCGCGCCAGCTCGTCACGGCGACGCCGTACATCGTCACCCTACTGGTGCTCTCCCTGTCCGCGCAGAGCCTGCGGATGCCCAAGGCGGACGGCCTGCCGTACCGGAAGGGACAGGGCAAGTGA
- a CDS encoding cytidine deaminase codes for MTSAGDFDWEALRGEAREAMSHAYAPYSGFPVGVAALVDDGRVVTGCNVENASYGISLCAECGLVSQLVRTGGGRLTHFTCVDGTGGLLVPCGRCRQLLYEFGGPNLLVDTPEGVLPLSAMLPQAFGPDHLSK; via the coding sequence GTGACCTCGGCCGGCGACTTCGACTGGGAGGCGCTGCGTGGAGAGGCCCGCGAGGCCATGTCCCACGCGTACGCCCCGTACTCCGGCTTCCCGGTCGGTGTCGCGGCCCTGGTGGACGACGGGCGCGTCGTCACCGGCTGCAACGTCGAGAACGCCTCGTACGGCATCAGCCTGTGCGCCGAGTGCGGGCTGGTGTCCCAGCTCGTGCGCACGGGCGGCGGCCGGCTGACGCACTTCACCTGTGTGGACGGCACGGGTGGCCTGCTCGTCCCGTGCGGCCGCTGCCGCCAGCTGCTGTACGAGTTCGGCGGGCCGAACCTGCTGGTGGACACCCCGGAGGGCGTGCTGCCGCTCTCCGCGATGCTCCCGCAGGCCTTCGGCCCGGACCATCTCAGCAAGTAA
- a CDS encoding thymidine phosphorylase yields MAMDAISVIRTKRDRGELSDEQIDWVIDAYTRGEVADEQMSSLAMAILLNGMNRREIARWTAAMIASGERMDFSSLSRPTADKHSTGGVGDKITLPLAPLVAACGAAVPQLSGRGLGHTGGTLDKLESIPGWRALLSNEEMLHVLDTTGAVICAAGDGLAPADKKLYALRDVTGTVEAIPLIASSIMSKKIAEGTGSLVLDVKVGTGAFMRTLADARELASTMVGLGTDHGVRTVALLTDMSTPLGLTAGNALEVRESVEVLAGGGPADVVELTIALAREMLDAAGVKDADPVKALADGSAMDVWRRMIAAQGGDPDAALPTSKEQHVIKAPSSGVLTRLDAYDIGIAAWRLGAGRARKEDPVQAGAGIEMHAKPGDTVTEGQPLLTLHTDTPERFDYALQAVEGSYDIAAPGTEFSASPVVLERIA; encoded by the coding sequence ATGGCCATGGACGCCATCTCCGTCATCCGCACCAAGCGGGACCGCGGTGAACTCAGCGACGAGCAGATCGACTGGGTCATCGACGCGTACACGCGCGGCGAGGTCGCCGACGAGCAGATGTCGTCGCTCGCGATGGCCATCCTGCTCAACGGCATGAACCGCCGTGAGATCGCCCGCTGGACTGCGGCCATGATCGCCTCCGGCGAGCGCATGGACTTCTCGTCCCTGTCCCGTCCGACCGCGGACAAGCACTCCACGGGCGGCGTCGGCGACAAGATCACGCTGCCGCTGGCGCCCCTGGTCGCGGCCTGCGGCGCGGCGGTCCCGCAGCTGTCGGGCCGTGGCCTCGGCCACACCGGCGGCACGCTGGACAAGCTGGAGTCGATCCCCGGCTGGCGCGCCCTGCTCTCCAACGAGGAGATGCTGCACGTCCTCGACACCACGGGCGCGGTCATCTGCGCGGCGGGCGACGGCCTCGCGCCCGCCGACAAGAAGCTGTACGCCCTGCGGGACGTCACCGGCACGGTCGAGGCGATCCCGCTGATCGCCTCCTCGATCATGTCGAAGAAGATTGCCGAGGGCACCGGCTCGCTGGTCCTGGACGTGAAGGTCGGCACGGGCGCCTTCATGCGGACGCTCGCTGATGCGCGGGAACTGGCGTCCACGATGGTGGGCCTCGGCACCGACCACGGCGTCAGGACGGTCGCCCTCCTCACGGACATGTCCACCCCGCTCGGCCTCACGGCGGGCAACGCCCTGGAGGTCCGCGAGTCGGTCGAGGTCCTGGCGGGCGGCGGCCCGGCGGACGTGGTCGAGCTGACGATCGCGCTCGCCCGCGAGATGCTCGACGCCGCCGGTGTGAAGGACGCGGACCCGGTCAAGGCCCTGGCCGACGGCTCGGCGATGGACGTCTGGCGCCGCATGATCGCGGCCCAGGGCGGCGACCCGGACGCCGCGCTGCCCACGTCGAAGGAACAGCACGTGATCAAGGCCCCGTCCTCGGGCGTCCTGACCCGCCTCGACGCCTACGACATCGGCATCGCCGCCTGGCGCCTCGGCGCGGGCCGCGCCCGCAAGGAGGACCCGGTGCAGGCGGGCGCCGGCATCGAGATGCACGCCAAGCCCGGCGACACGGTGACCGAGGGCCAGCCCCTCCTGACCCTGCACACGGACACCCCCGAACGCTTCGACTACGCGCTCCAGGCGGTAGAGGGTTCCTACGACATCGCAGCCCCCGGCACGGAGTTCTCGGCGAGCCCGGTGGTGCTGGAACGTATCGCCTGA
- a CDS encoding Uma2 family endonuclease — protein sequence MGALTVSQDPEQSWDDLVRFWEEMEWPEGSKVEIIEGIITVSPAPAFGHNVIAARIQRRLYSVIPEDWEIFQTLAIAVPSRLGMLIPDLVVTPVPEHPEADSHIPAALAELVVEVTSKSNARHDRVSKPAAYATAGIPLYLLVDRWAPDGPTVTLYGEPKGDVYRPLSTAKFGEAIKLPAPFDVVIDTSEFPAE from the coding sequence ATGGGCGCACTCACCGTGAGCCAGGACCCCGAGCAGAGCTGGGACGACCTCGTCCGGTTCTGGGAGGAGATGGAATGGCCCGAGGGCAGCAAGGTGGAGATCATCGAGGGGATCATCACCGTGTCACCTGCTCCCGCGTTTGGCCACAACGTGATCGCGGCTCGCATCCAGCGTCGCCTCTACTCAGTGATTCCCGAGGACTGGGAAATCTTCCAGACCCTGGCGATCGCCGTGCCTTCGCGTCTGGGCATGCTCATCCCGGACCTGGTGGTGACTCCGGTGCCGGAACACCCGGAGGCGGACTCCCACATCCCTGCCGCGCTCGCCGAACTCGTCGTCGAGGTGACCTCCAAGTCCAACGCCCGCCACGACCGCGTCAGCAAGCCCGCCGCCTATGCCACCGCGGGCATTCCGCTGTACCTCCTCGTCGACCGCTGGGCCCCCGATGGCCCGACCGTGACGCTCTACGGAGAGCCCAAGGGCGACGTCTACCGCCCCCTCAGCACCGCCAAGTTCGGCGAGGCCATCAAGCTCCCCGCTCCCTTCGACGTCGTCATCGACACCAGCGAGTTCCCGGCCGAGTAG
- a CDS encoding STAS domain-containing protein — protein MSWPRPPGLQHVDAKTPPVLVLPGPVAKGEVSGLCDDVRALLEGTGAGVVVCDVGGLGPPGLGVVDLLARLELAARRAGGRIRLRDADPALPALLDLVGLRFEVEGQAEQREPALRVEEEVEPGEAAV, from the coding sequence ATGAGTTGGCCCCGCCCGCCCGGTCTACAGCACGTGGACGCTAAGACACCCCCCGTACTCGTGCTGCCCGGCCCCGTCGCGAAAGGCGAGGTGAGCGGGCTCTGTGATGACGTGCGGGCGCTGCTGGAAGGCACCGGAGCCGGGGTCGTCGTATGTGATGTGGGTGGGCTCGGGCCGCCCGGGCTCGGGGTCGTGGATCTGCTTGCCCGGCTGGAGCTGGCCGCGCGGCGGGCCGGGGGGCGGATACGGCTGCGGGATGCCGATCCGGCGCTACCTGCCCTCCTCGACCTCGTCGGGCTCCGCTTCGAGGTGGAGGGGCAGGCCGAACAGCGGGAACCAGCGCTTCGTGTCGAGGAAGAAGTGGAACCCGGTGAGGCGGCCGTCTGA
- a CDS encoding sigma-70 family RNA polymerase sigma factor encodes MGNGTATTDLDVALEKHRTELTGYCYRMLGSAFEAEDAVQDTLVRAWRSYDKFEGRSSLRSWLYRIATNVCLDMLTAGNKRARPVDLSDSTPLAQAALSPRPDNTWLEPVPDARVLPTAGDPAETAVAKESIRLAFMAALQHLPPKQRAVLILREVLAWRASEVAELLGTTVASVNSALQRARATLAEREDRGAGAAVSDPLDEEQQRLLERYVKAFEGYDMTALTALLHEDAVMTMPPFDLWLTGLDDITGFMTTLGSACAGSRLLPVEVNGLPGFAQYKPDPEAGGFTPWSIQVLEISDGRLTGFHFFLDTKRWFPLFGLPLHLEAEPDEVEEGR; translated from the coding sequence ATGGGCAACGGCACGGCGACGACGGACCTCGACGTCGCACTGGAGAAGCACCGCACCGAGCTGACCGGCTACTGCTACCGCATGCTCGGCTCCGCCTTCGAGGCCGAGGACGCGGTACAGGACACCCTGGTCCGGGCCTGGCGGAGCTACGACAAGTTCGAGGGCCGCTCGAGCCTCCGCTCGTGGCTGTACCGGATCGCGACGAACGTCTGCCTGGACATGCTGACGGCGGGCAACAAGCGGGCGAGGCCGGTGGATCTGTCGGACTCGACGCCCCTGGCGCAGGCGGCCCTCTCCCCTCGTCCGGACAACACCTGGCTGGAGCCGGTGCCGGACGCGCGCGTGCTGCCCACGGCCGGTGACCCGGCGGAGACGGCCGTCGCCAAGGAGTCGATCCGGCTCGCCTTCATGGCGGCCCTGCAGCACCTGCCGCCCAAGCAGCGGGCGGTGCTGATCCTGCGCGAGGTGCTGGCCTGGAGGGCGAGCGAGGTCGCCGAGCTGCTGGGCACCACGGTGGCCTCGGTCAACAGCGCGCTGCAGCGGGCGCGGGCGACGCTCGCGGAGCGGGAGGACAGGGGTGCCGGGGCGGCGGTGTCGGACCCGCTGGACGAGGAGCAGCAAAGGCTCCTGGAGCGCTATGTGAAGGCGTTCGAGGGGTACGACATGACGGCGCTGACGGCGCTGCTGCACGAGGACGCGGTCATGACGATGCCGCCGTTCGACCTGTGGCTGACCGGCCTCGACGACATCACCGGCTTCATGACGACCCTGGGCTCCGCCTGCGCGGGCTCCCGGCTGCTGCCGGTCGAGGTCAACGGCCTGCCCGGCTTCGCCCAGTACAAGCCGGACCCGGAGGCGGGCGGCTTCACCCCTTGGTCCATCCAGGTCCTGGAAATATCAGACGGCCGCCTCACCGGGTTCCACTTCTTCCTCGACACGAAGCGCTGGTTCCCGCTGTTCGGCCTGCCCCTCCACCTCGAAGCGGAGCCCGACGAGGTCGAGGAGGGCAGGTAG
- a CDS encoding MFS transporter yields the protein MSPASTGASTVVGAVPSVSASDSRTASAPDSRMAPGGPGYRRMSLALFLAGVATFALLYSTQALLPLISGEFGVAAGEASWTVAAATGGLALFVLPMSALSERFGRRTVMTASLAVAVSVGMLVPFAPSIGALVVLRALQGAALAGLPASATAYLAEEVRPRALVTAIGLFVAGNSIGGMSGRVITGWVAQEWGWRVAVGVIGVIAVGCAVAFRLLLPAPRHFTAGSLRPRVLADTVRDHLSDPLLRRLYAIGALFMTVFGGVYTVIGYRLTQEPFGLPQGIVGSIFLVYLVGTVSASTAGRLVGRLGRRGALYLAAGTTAAGLLLSLADSFPLVLLGLVLITAGFFAGHAVASSAVSRTATEGRAQAAALYQSAYYVGSSAGSTVGAMAFHAGGWAGTVGVGVLAVLGVVTITVLGSRAARVAVRREPAVAH from the coding sequence ATGTCTCCCGCCAGTACCGGGGCGTCCACCGTCGTGGGCGCCGTCCCGTCCGTCTCCGCCTCCGACTCCCGTACGGCTTCCGCTCCCGACTCCCGCATGGCCCCGGGCGGCCCCGGCTACCGCCGGATGAGCCTCGCCCTGTTCCTCGCGGGTGTCGCGACCTTCGCGCTCCTCTACTCCACACAGGCGCTGCTGCCGCTGATCTCCGGCGAGTTCGGGGTGGCGGCCGGCGAGGCGAGCTGGACGGTGGCCGCCGCGACGGGCGGCCTGGCGCTGTTCGTCCTGCCGATGAGCGCGCTGTCGGAGCGCTTCGGCCGCCGTACGGTCATGACGGCCTCGCTTGCGGTCGCGGTGTCCGTGGGCATGCTGGTCCCCTTCGCGCCCTCGATCGGCGCGCTGGTGGTGCTGCGGGCGCTGCAGGGCGCGGCGCTGGCCGGGCTCCCGGCGTCGGCGACGGCGTACCTGGCCGAGGAGGTCCGGCCCAGGGCCCTGGTCACGGCGATCGGGCTGTTCGTCGCGGGCAACAGCATCGGCGGGATGAGCGGCCGGGTCATCACCGGCTGGGTGGCGCAGGAGTGGGGCTGGCGGGTGGCCGTCGGTGTGATCGGCGTGATCGCGGTCGGCTGCGCAGTGGCCTTCCGTCTGCTCCTGCCGGCCCCGCGGCACTTCACGGCGGGCTCGCTGCGCCCACGCGTGCTCGCCGACACGGTCCGCGACCATCTGTCCGACCCGCTGCTGCGCCGGCTGTACGCGATCGGCGCGCTGTTCATGACGGTGTTCGGCGGTGTGTACACGGTGATCGGCTACCGCCTGACGCAGGAGCCGTTCGGGCTGCCGCAGGGCATCGTCGGCTCGATCTTCCTGGTGTATCTGGTCGGCACGGTCTCCGCGTCGACGGCGGGGCGGCTGGTCGGCCGCCTGGGCCGCCGCGGCGCGCTCTATCTGGCCGCCGGTACGACGGCGGCGGGCCTGCTGCTGTCCCTGGCCGACTCGTTCCCGCTGGTGCTGCTGGGCCTGGTCCTGATCACGGCGGGCTTCTTCGCGGGCCACGCGGTGGCGTCCTCGGCGGTCAGCAGGACGGCCACCGAGGGCCGCGCCCAGGCCGCCGCTCTCTACCAGTCCGCGTACTACGTCGGCTCCAGCGCCGGCAGCACGGTGGGCGCGATGGCCTTCCACGCGGGCGGCTGGGCCGGGACGGTCGGCGTGGGTGTCCTGGCGGTGCTCGGCGTCGTGACGATCACGGTGCTCGGATCGCGGGCGGCCCGGGTGGCGGTGCGCCGGGAACCGGCCGTCGCGCACTGA
- a CDS encoding LysR family transcriptional regulator — protein MVHQQRSQSRLSPSSDTEDMADMARLLAPRLAYFAAVARTEHVTRAAQETQVPQSTLSRAMVRLERDLGVDLFARRGRTVSLTPAGRTFLTSVERALAEIERAADEVRADADAGTGKVAFGFLHTMGAETVPGLLHAFRADHPRVRFSLVQNYGEAMLEGLRAGELDLCLTSPVPDAPDLVARRLDEQKLRLVVPADHPLSGRRRIRLAEAADETFVTLEAGYGLRRITDDLCREAGFKPRVAFEGEEAETLRGLVAAGLGVALLPPPPFPRPGVVELTVTAPRAVREIGVAWLDGHPDTPPVAAFKKFLLSKRGNLLA, from the coding sequence ATGGTGCATCAGCAGAGGTCACAGTCCCGCCTGTCACCGTCCAGTGACACAGAAGACATGGCCGACATGGCGCGGCTGCTCGCCCCACGCCTCGCCTACTTCGCCGCGGTCGCCCGCACCGAGCACGTCACCCGGGCCGCGCAGGAGACCCAGGTCCCGCAATCGACCCTGTCCCGGGCCATGGTCCGTCTCGAACGCGACCTGGGCGTCGACCTGTTCGCCCGCCGCGGCCGTACCGTCTCCCTCACCCCGGCCGGCCGCACCTTCCTCACCTCCGTCGAACGCGCCCTCGCCGAGATCGAGCGCGCCGCCGACGAGGTCCGCGCCGACGCGGACGCGGGCACCGGCAAGGTCGCCTTCGGCTTTCTGCACACCATGGGCGCCGAGACGGTCCCCGGCCTTCTCCACGCCTTCCGCGCCGACCATCCGCGCGTCCGCTTCAGCCTCGTCCAGAACTACGGCGAGGCGATGCTCGAAGGCCTGCGGGCGGGCGAACTGGACCTGTGTCTGACCTCCCCGGTCCCGGACGCCCCCGACCTGGTGGCCCGCCGCCTGGACGAGCAGAAACTCCGGCTGGTCGTCCCCGCCGACCACCCGCTGTCCGGCCGCAGACGCATCCGCCTCGCCGAGGCGGCCGACGAAACCTTCGTCACCCTGGAGGCCGGCTACGGCCTGCGCCGCATCACCGACGACCTGTGCCGCGAGGCCGGCTTCAAGCCGCGGGTCGCCTTCGAGGGCGAGGAGGCGGAGACCCTGCGCGGTCTGGTCGCGGCGGGCCTCGGCGTCGCCCTGCTGCCCCCGCCGCCCTTCCCCCGCCCCGGGGTGGTGGAGCTGACGGTCACGGCTCCGCGGGCGGTACGGGAGATCGGCGTGGCATGGCTGGACGGCCATCCGGACACACCTCCGGTGGCCGCGTTCAAGAAGTTCCTGCTCTCGAAGCGGGGCAACCTGCTCGCCTGA
- a CDS encoding alpha/beta fold hydrolase: MAHQSAPVRTARLGRAVGQEPTAVSGVALLLPGGEEVSARKPSSVWATASVRSLGRTLARAGRAEGLATHVVHYRYRGWNGSEAHLAADAAWAVDEVLRRYGDVPVCLVGVGMGGRAALRASGHEAVNSVVAIAPWLPEDDVAAAPEPVKQLAGRRVLIVHGTNDERTDPELSFRLAARAKKANREVCRFEVHADGHALHQYRDEVHALASDFVMGALFGHPLSRPVEDALAAPPPLGLRMPLAVGFGRSLHRA, translated from the coding sequence ATGGCACACCAATCGGCGCCGGTGCGAACGGCCAGGCTGGGAAGGGCAGTCGGCCAGGAGCCGACGGCGGTGAGCGGGGTGGCGCTGCTGCTCCCCGGCGGTGAGGAGGTCTCGGCCAGAAAGCCGTCCTCCGTATGGGCGACGGCCTCCGTCCGCTCCCTCGGCAGGACACTCGCGCGCGCGGGGCGCGCCGAGGGGCTGGCTACTCATGTCGTCCACTATCGCTATCGCGGCTGGAACGGCAGCGAGGCGCATCTGGCGGCGGACGCGGCCTGGGCCGTGGACGAGGTCCTGCGGCGCTACGGCGACGTCCCCGTCTGCCTGGTCGGCGTGGGGATGGGCGGCCGGGCGGCGCTGCGCGCGAGCGGGCACGAGGCGGTCAACTCCGTGGTGGCGATCGCCCCCTGGCTGCCGGAGGACGATGTCGCGGCCGCGCCGGAACCCGTGAAGCAGCTCGCGGGACGCCGGGTGCTGATCGTGCACGGCACCAATGACGAGCGGACCGATCCCGAGCTGTCGTTCCGGCTGGCGGCGCGGGCGAAGAAGGCGAACCGGGAGGTGTGCCGGTTCGAGGTGCACGCGGACGGACACGCGCTGCACCAGTACCGCGACGAGGTGCACGCCCTCGCCTCGGACTTCGTGATGGGCGCGCTGTTCGGGCATCCGCTCTCCCGCCCCGTGGAGGACGCGCTGGCCGCTCCGCCGCCCCTGGGGCTGCGGATGCCGCTGGCCGTGGGGTTCGGACGGTCGTTGCACCGGGCGTGA